The Vanessa tameamea isolate UH-Manoa-2023 chromosome 2, ilVanTame1 primary haplotype, whole genome shotgun sequence genome has a segment encoding these proteins:
- the LOC113394683 gene encoding uncharacterized protein LOC113394683 → MTKGIVAMSFHGLVLVGAIALALWAAGVSAGAARYDTATPYTPPSAKYKYIPLHSSQMNEESAPSIDEPEDENWSSQRPISEVVLTVLRTALDVVRNINKKRASTRLLASGANNTAVQLSRSDSKNLTSDSGRGFEEYYDEHHYHETTTTAKPMKQGRYTDPWAGYYDWIINEGSFKFWSVFQLFTAALLLYACLSAIYYAKFNPIIPDYSLEYDDYFLERTVGRKARSVDSSELPSGLSWMNPTTFQFILDAISTHYLD, encoded by the exons ATGACGAAGGGTATAGTTGCAATGTCTTTCCACGGGCTTGTATTGGTGGGCGCGATCGCGCTCGCGCTTTGGGCGGCGGGCGTCAGCGCCGGCGCAGCGCGATATGATACCGCGACGCCTTACACTCCGCCCTctgcaaaatataaatacataccgCTACA ttccAGCCAAATGAATGAAGAATCGGCTCCTTCGATAGATGAGCCTGAAGATGAAAACTGGAGTTCACAGAGACCGATATCAGAAGTTGTCCTTACAGTTCTACGCACCGCACTCGATGTTGttagaaatatcaataaaaagcgAGCTAGTACACGGCTGCTTGCATCAGGTGCCAATAATACAGCAGTCCAG TTGAGTCGCAGTGATAGTAAAAATCTTACATCAGACAGCGGTCGAGGTTTCGAGGAATATTACGACGAGCACCACTACCATGAGACAACTACAACTGCTAAGCCTATGAAGCAAGGAAGATACACTGACCCCTGGGCAGGATACTACGACTGGATCATTAATGAAGGTTCTTTTAAATTCTGGAGTGTATTTCAA cttTTCACCGCTGCACTGCTTCTCTACGCGTGTTTGTCAGCCATCTACTACGCGAAGTTCAATCCTATAATTCCAGATTACAGCTTAGAATATGACGACTATTTCTTAGAACGCACAGTCGGCAGGAAAGCGAGAAGCGTTGACAGCTCGGAGTTGCCATCAGGTCTGAGTTGGATGAATCCAACTacgtttcaatttatattagatGCGATATCAACACATTATCTAGACTGA